In Paeniglutamicibacter kerguelensis, one genomic interval encodes:
- the greA gene encoding transcription elongation factor GreA, with the protein MTTTNHEPVVWLTKEAFDRLSVELDHLSGPGRAEIVDRIEQARSEGDLKENGGYHAAKEEQGKAEARISYLKDLLRRAHVGEAPADDGIVEPGMLVEAIIAGDKTTFLFGSREVAGDTDLEVYSEKSPIGAAVHGAKSGDKLSYSAPNGKEIAVEIVSCKPYSS; encoded by the coding sequence GTGACTACCACCAACCACGAACCAGTCGTCTGGCTGACCAAAGAGGCCTTCGATCGCCTGAGCGTCGAACTGGACCACCTTTCCGGTCCGGGCCGCGCGGAGATCGTCGACCGCATCGAGCAGGCTCGTTCCGAGGGTGACCTCAAGGAAAACGGTGGCTACCACGCAGCCAAGGAAGAACAGGGCAAGGCAGAAGCACGCATCTCCTACCTGAAGGACCTGCTGCGCCGCGCCCACGTTGGCGAAGCCCCGGCCGACGACGGAATCGTCGAACCAGGCATGCTCGTCGAGGCGATCATCGCCGGCGACAAGACCACCTTCCTCTTTGGCAGCCGCGAAGTTGCAGGCGACACGGATCTCGAGGTCTACTCGGAGAAGTCCCCGATCGGTGCGGCAGTTCACGGTGCCAAGTCCGGCGACAAGCTCAGCTACTCGGCCCCGAACGGCAAGGAAATCGCCGTCGAGATCGTTTCCTGCAAGCCTTACAGCTCCTAG